The genome window TATTGAACAGAGCAACCTTGTCCCAATATATGATGTTGAAGGCGAAATTGACGTGGAAGTATTGATGGTGGTTGTCGTGAAAAATAGCGTCTGGCTGCCATGGTTGCCACCAAAAGGACTTGAAGTTGACTCCAGAATGATCAATTATACCATGGTAGTATGCATAGAATGCGGATAAATAGAATGGTACTAAATTTCATTGCTTGTTGGATCTAATGCTATAATATTAATGAACACCATACTTACACCAATGGCAGGGAATTAAGAAAAGAGGAGTTGCTAAGCAAAGCTGGATATGAATAGACTCTACTGGGTGTATTGCAGTAACAGAGAATACAGTTGGCTGCTTGTATCTGTGGTGCAGCTTATGGAACCTCTTGTAGAAGAATGGCGTGTGGTAAAATCGGTGCAGCCAATAAGTGACGTAatcctttaataaaattgttaccAGTAGCACGAAAAGGAGAATGATTTACCTGACAAATGAACACCAGCGGGAACTGCAAAATGAACCAAAGCCAGCCGTATTCGTTGAAGGTGTAGTACACAGTGCTGTAGCCCCCATTCGCGATGTAGCAGGACAAGATGGAGCTCATGGATGCGTTCAGGAAGAGGGTGGTCGCACCCcataaaatctcatttttttcGAGTTCAGGAGACAGCCATTTTTGTGGTTGACACTTCCATTCTTCAGGTTTGTGTCTCTGCCTCACGTAGTAGTACCACTAATGGAatttcattaaacatttttaggaCTCCGCTGCTGGTATTTGGCGAGAACAAAAAATTCCAACAACGTAGTATAATTTACCAATTTAAACGATAAATGAGTTCTTGAAtgatgataattaaattactgaTATCTGcgtggaaaaaaatgaatatgtgTTTTTATAGACTTAAAACATTTCGAAATAATGCCGGAGATAACAGTCATTGAACCTAAAGATCTGGATaagttcaaaaaatattgtagCTGAATTTGACGAACAAAAGCTGAAACTGTTTTAAGCTGCCAAGGtgtgaaaaacaaatatttacaaattggGGTAACTCTCCCCGTTAGGAATCGATTTCCTCTATCACATCTAACACTATTTTACAAGGGCTAAAGTTTTATTACGCTTTCGCTCAACCTTCCAGAAAAATAGACGTAACCAACGGAGACGATAGACGCGCAAGAAAATTCTAACACACACGTGTGTTATGAGAAACAAATGCGTGGTACAGCGCAACGAACTACTTTGACTGGAAGAACTCATGATATGCTATTGTATTGGCCAGTTAAGCAAAATAGGTCCCTGCCAATAGCTTAGCTGCATCCTGCGTGTCTCCGAAATAgctaaagtaattaattttggtCGTAATATTCAACGAAATGTCGGTCGAAGAGGTGAGTCAAAAGCATCGCCTTTTCGGTTATCACGAAAGTGATCTAAGAAGATCTGCAACACTGTTCCGCCCTGATGAGTTCCATCTCACTATCCGTTAAACTTTtcccatttattat of Euwallacea similis isolate ESF13 chromosome 3, ESF131.1, whole genome shotgun sequence contains these proteins:
- the LOC136420086 gene encoding uncharacterized protein — protein: MKKGKNRTEKRGLNGRYLDLMSITWIEKYDKQISSVWNAIPESISKIIVTTAIFLLGISINGDWITLWLHTSCQLGIYEIDHATSNNSFRWSLFSLEYFKLKGLWSYWWPSCVISYAIFFSVGGFIHWYYYVRQRHKPEEWKCQPQKWLSPELEKNEILWGATTLFLNASMSSILSCYIANGGYSTVYYTFNEYGWLWFILQFPLVFICQDYVTYWLHRFYHTPFFYKRFHKLHHRYKQPTVFSVTAIHPVESIHIQLCLATPLFLIPCHWLPFYLSAFYAYYHGIIDHSGVNFKSFWWQPWQPDAIFHDNHHQYFHVNFAFNIIYWDKLHGTYRRKDRIYNEDIYYGTGKSLESASEEELRTDIEERDLENPLAYRTEMPYKFSQQEKKKLKKKT